The genomic interval TCGACGGGCGGCTCCTCGGGGTCGCCGTCGGTGCCGCTACGGCCCGGGTGGGTCACGTAGTTGATGATGCGGACGATGCGCGGGTGGTCGAGGCGGGTGAGGTAGTCCCGCTCGATGTGCAGGGGCGTCCCCGGGTCGCCGGTGTGGATGAGGCCCTTGAGGGCGACGGGGTGGTCCTCCAGGCGGATGTCCTCGGCGAGGTAGATCCAGCCGAGGCCGCCGTTGGCGAGGCAGCCCACCACGCGGTACTGCTCGCCGACGAGGTCGCCGGGGGAGAGCTGCGGGGTGAAGTCGTAAGGGTGGCCGCAGCGGGAGCAGAATCCGGTGGTGAGCGCGGGCTGGCCGGCGTAGGCCCGGCCGACGACGGCGGTGCAGCCCTCCCAGCCGCACGTCCGGCCGCCGAGCGGGGCGTACCGGTCGGTGACCACCAGGTCCTCGGGGGACGGGGCGCGCACGACGGGCAGGTCGAGCAGGCCGTCGCCGGCCGGGCCGACGGTGAACAGGCGGTCGGTGGCCCTCCGGCGGTGGGTGCCGGCCGTGGGCGGGCTCTCGGCGAGGCCGTCGGCCTGCGCGGGGACCCGCAGGGCGTGGCCGGTGACGCGGCAGAAGCCGGTGCCGTCGGCGGAGCAGCCCCGGCAGTCGGGACGCTCGCAGTCGGCGCGTGGGGCCTGCGGTGCCTGCGGGATCTGTGGGGTCACTGCCGGTCGCCTCCTCGCGGGCGGTGGGTGTGCCGCCGTACGGCCTCGGCGAACCGCTCCACGGCCCGCTCGGCCTCGGTGAGCTCGCAGGGCGCCTGGTAGAGGAGGTTGTGGGCGACGCGGTAGAGGGGCGCCGTGGCCCGCTCCTCCTCCAGGCTGCGGGTGGCGAGCAGGGCGTAGAACGCCTCCAGGCGGCCGCGCAGTTCGTCGCGGCGGGCCACGCCCGCCTCGGCCACCCCGATGGCCTCCTCGACCCGGAGCAGTCCCGATTCCACGGCGCTCTCGAAGGCCGCGAGCTTGGGGAGGAACCTTCTGCTGCCGCGCTCGGGGTCGCAGGACAGGGTGGTGAGGTCGAGCCGCAGCCCCGTGGCCTCCTGCGGCACGGCCCGTACGGGCGCGACGAGCGCGGCCCGGTCGTAGGCGGTGCGCTCGCGGCGGGCGATGTGCTCGATGCGGTCGCGGACCCGGTCGAGCCGGGCGGTGATCTCGTCCTTGCTCGGGTCGGCCATCCTCAGCGCCAGCTCCAGGCTCTGCGATTCGGGGTTTCGGAAGACGAGGAGCAGCCGGGCGCCCCGGGCGGCGAGCAGGTCGGTGAACTCGACCAGCGCCATGGGGTCCTCGGCGTAGTCGACGCCCTCGGCGACGACCGTGAGCGGCACCGTGCGGATCTCGCCGAAGCGGCCGACGGCGGTGGCGCCGTCGCCGTCGCCGGTGTGCAGGCCGAGCCGGTCGGCGACCCGCTCGGCGACGTGGGCGACGGTCCCGCCGGAGACGTCGAGGGCGAGGTCGACGCTGCCGATGGGCGGCACGGTCTCGTCGGCGGGGCGCGGGGGGCGGAGCGTGCGGGGCGGGCCGGGTGGCGCGAGGCGGTCGGGCGGCCGGTCGGAGGGGCGGGCGGCCGGGGGCGGGCAGTCGGCCGTCACCTCGCGGTCGGCGAGGGCGACGGCCCGGCTGAGGGTCGCGGCGCGGGCCGCCTCGCCCTTCTTGATGACGATCGCCTCGACGACGCCCCGGCGGCCGCCGCCGTCGGCGGCCCCCAGCCAGCGGGCCAGCCAGCGGGCGAAGTCCTGGTCGAGCGGGGCGCCCCGGGGCACGGACGGCAGGTCGTTGCCGCGCCGGCCGCCGACGTGCTCCTCGATCTGCGGCAGGTGCCGGACGATGGTCTCGATCGGGATCATGTACGACAGGTGCAGCCGCTGGCCGGTGGGGGCGTCCATGGTCCGGTCGTCGTAGCGGCTGACCACCATGCCCAGCACCCGGTGGGTCTCGACGTCGGTCACGGCCGCCCCGCTGAAGCCGGGGCGCACGGTCTCGGCCGGGGTGCGCGGGGACAGCTGCACCCACTCGCCGCGCGGGCCGCAGGGGCCGTCGATCGTGGCCCAGAAATACACGCCGTCGCGCAGCCCGGGGATGTCCGGGTGGCCGAACATCCGCACGGTGCGGCCCGGGGACGGCGCCATCCGGTGCAGCGGGGCCGCGTGCCGGGCGTGCTGCGGCTCGGCCAGTCTCAGCAGGGCGACGTCGCCCCGGGAGTCCCGCTGCTCGGGCACCCAGGCGCCCTCGGCGACCCGGGCCCGCACGGGCGGTGCGCCGGCCACGCCGACGAGCTCGACCAGGACCTCGTCGGCCGGATCCGGGCCGCCGTCCCACGGGATGACGTGGGCGCAGGTCAGCACGGTGTCGACGCCCAGCAGGATCCCGGCGCCCAGCATGCCGCCGCCGGGCGTGGAAATGCGCACCCGCCACGTTTCCTCGAACACCTGGTCGTTGACGGGGACTTCGGTGCTCTCCCCCATGGGCGCAGAGCATACGCGCGGGCTCCTCGGCTGTGACCCCTTGTGACTCATGGGCCACCGTTCCGTGTGGTTCAGGGCAGAGGTCGCGCGGGGAGGGGTGGGAGTGGCGGGGGAGGGGTGGCGCCTGAGGCGCGGAAGGGGGCGCACGCCGGGGTGGTGTGCGTGGCCGTGCGGGCGCCGTCGGGTCACCCGTTCGCCGTGATCGGGTGCCGCCGGACCGGTGACCGTACGGTCACCCCCGGTGACCTGCCGTTACGCCGTCCGGTGGGCCCGGCGTGGGTGGCCGGGGCGGTGGATCTGATGTGACGTCAGGGTGCGGGGGCGGCGGAACGCCGGTTCCCTCGGCTTGGAGGAGCGCGGAACCCCCCACTCCGTCGCCGGCACACCGGTGCCGCGTCCGCGCTCACGGAGGAACAAGCATGCGTACAGCACGAGTGCTCACCGGGACCGCCATGACCATAGCCGCCCTCGGGCTGGCGGGCTCGCCCTCGCTCGCCGCGACCTTCGGGAAGCTGGAGGTCACCCCGAACCCCGCGCAGCCCGGCACGATGGTCACGGTGAACACCACCGCCTGCGGGTCGAACGGCTCCGGTACGGGTGACGCCAGCGCGGTCGGCGGGCCGGCTTCCTTCCAGCTCATGCCGGGCACGCACAAGGAGGTCGTGGTCGGCCAGTTCACCGTGCCGAACACGGCGAAGCCGGGCACGTACGGCATCGGCGTGAAGTGCAAGAACGGCAAGGAGGCCACCGGTGACCTGGTCGTCACCAGCGGCGGTGGCGGCGGGGGCGGCGGCGCCACCACGAAGCCCCCGACGGGCGGCGTGAAGACCGGTGTCGGCTCCACGAGCGACGACTCGGGCATGACGGAGATCGTTGCCGGCGCGGCGGTGCTGGCGACGGCGGCCGTCGGCGGTACCTGGTTCCTCCGCCGGCGCGGCGGCGGCAACCGGGTCTGACGCCCGCGTACCCCGTCCGGCAGGCTCCGTCCCCGGTCCCCGCGCGCGAACGCCCGGGGACCGGGGGCGCGGTGGAGGATCCCGATGTCCCAGAAGCACGGAGGCCGGCGCTCCCGCAAGCGAGCCCGGCAGCGCCGCGCGCGCGAGTCCCGGCAGCGGGCGGCGTCGGCGGCGGCGCCGACGCCGAAGGGCGCGGGCGCGGAGGGGGCGCGTGGTGCGGCGGCCGCGGCGCGGGCGGGTGCGGGCGGTGCGGTGGCGCGGCGGGACGGTGCGGCGAGTTCGCGCGGGGCGGCCGAGGGGCGGCGGGACGGTGCGGGCGGTGCGCGTGGGGCGGCAGCGCGGCGGGCCGGGCCCGCCGGCGCGTCCGGGGCCGGGCGGGGGCGGGCGAACGGCGCGGTGGCGCGGCGGGACGCGGCGGGCGACGCGGCCGGGACGGTGGCGCGGCCGGACGGTCCCGTAGGCACGCGCGGGCCCCGGGAGGGGCGGGCTCCCGGGCCCGCCGGACCCCAGGAGGCGGCTGCCGGAGATCCGGCGCGGCGGGAGCACGCCGCGGGGGCGCGGGAGGAGGCCCCGCCGGGGCTCCTCCGCAGGCTCACGGCGCGTGGCGCCCTCCGGCGCGGGGCGTGGAGCTTCCCCGGCGCGCGGACGTGGGGCGCCGGGGCGTACGGGCTGTGGGGCGTAGGCGGGCGGTACGGGTACGGGCCGTGGGGCACCCGCCCGTACGGCCGCCGCGACGCGGGCGCGTACGGCGACCCGCCCTCCGCGCCGGGGGCGGGGCCTGGGGTCGGGCGGCGGGCGGGTGAGGGCGCCCGCCCGTACGAGGGGCGGCGGGCCTGGCGGGGCCGGGCGCGGGGTTCGGAGGCGAGGGCGGACCAAGGGCCCGGGACGGGACGGCCTACGGGCGAGGGCGCCCGCTTGTACGAGGGGTGGTGGGGTCGGCGGGGGCGGGGGCGGGTGCGGGGCTCCGGTGCGTACGGTGAGTCGGCCTCCGGGCCCGGGCGGGAATCCCGGGCGGGGCGGCGGCCGGGCGATGGCGCCCGCCCGTGCGACGGGTGGTGGGGCCGGCGGGGGCGGGTGCGGGGCTCCGGTGCGTACGGTGAGTCGGCCTCCGGGCCCGGGCGGGAATCCCGGGTGGGGCGGCGGGCGGGTGAGGGCGCCCGCTCGCGCCAGGGGCCCGGGGTTCATGACGGCCGTTACCGTCCCGCCTACGGCTCCGGGCATCGTTCCGGGTACGCCGAGGAGTCCCGGCGGAAGACCGTCGTCGCCGTCGTTCTCGCCGTCGCGCTGTGCGTCGGGAGCTGGCTGATACAGCACGGCGCCGGTGCGCAGGGGCCGCCGCCGCAGCCCTCCGCCGCCGAGGCGTTCGCGACCGGCCGGCCCGGCCCGGCCGCCCCCGGTCACGGCGCGGAGGCGCCCCCGCTGCCGCCCGCCCAGCCCATCGGGATACGGATCCCGTCCATCCGGGTCGACGCCCCGATGCGTCCCCTGGCCCTGCTCCGTGACGGCAGTCTCTCCAGCCCGCCCGACGACGACCAGAACCTCGCCGGCTGGTACGCGGACGGCGTCGCCCCCGGCTCCGTCGGCACCGCGATCGTCGCCGGCCACGTCGACACGGCCACCGGCCCCGCCGTGTTCTACAGCCTCGGCGCCCTGAAGAAGGGCAACGCGGTCGAGGTGCCGCGCGCGGACGGCCGCACGGCCGTCTTCACCATCGACGCGATCGAGGTCTACAGCCGCAAGGACTTCCCCTCGCGGAAGGTCTACGGGCACACCGCGCGCGCCGAGTTGAGGGTGATCACCTGCGGCGGCGGCTTCGACGAGGAGGCCCGCGCCTACCTGGGCAACGTCGTCGTCTACGCCCACCTCACCGGCGTGCGGCAGTCGCCCCGTCCTGGGCTTGAACCTCTCTCGCCCACGCCGTCAGCCCCGCGATGAACCCCGCGCGGTCCCGCGGCGACAGGCTGTCCAGCGCGCGCAGCATCGGCTGCGAGCGCGCGGTGATGAACTCCTGGACGACGGGCAGCCGGTCCGCCGGGATGGCGACCAGCGTGCGGCGCCGGTTCGCCGGGTCCTCGCGGCGCTCGACCAGCCCGGCCCGGCTCAGGGCGCCGACGAGCTCACTGGTGGTCGACAGCGACAGCCGCAGCCGCTGCGCCAGCTCGCCGACGGCCAGGGGCTGTTCGGCCAGCAGCTGCGGGAGGACGGCACCGTGCCGGGGCGTGAGGCTGTGCGCCTCGAAGGCCGTCCGCAGCTCGTCGGGCATCTGGCCGCGGGCCTGGCGGAGGTAGGGGGCCAGCAGGGGGACGAGGCCGATCGCCTCGATCTCCTGCGGGGTGGGGACCCGGGGCGCGGCGGTTTCCGGGGAGGACGGGGGGCGTTCCGCGGCTGCGGGGTCGTGCGGCATACTGCGAGTGTAGACGCTTCGGAAAACCAAACTATTCGGGAATCCGAACAGAAGGTGCGGGGGCCCGCCGCGGCCCCGGCGCCCGTCCGGACCCGTACGGAGGGGGAGTACCGCCATGCCCGTCATCGGATACCGGGACGCACTGAACGACGCGCTGGAGCGCATGGCCGACCTCGGCTACGAGCGCGGGGCCGGCGCCGACCTCGCCAACCACGGCCCCATGGGCGCCGAGGCCCTGGCCGTGCTCGGCCACGGCGACGCGGTCGCCGCCTGGGTCGAGGGCTACCGCACGGCCATGCCCCACCACGAGGTGCCCGCGCGCGGCTTCCCGCTCGACCCCGCCGACGAGACGTCCTGGCGCCCGGCGCTCGGCGACTTCTCCCGGGCCGGCGACTGGGAGCAGCTCTTCGTCCGCGAACTCGCCGACGCCGCCTGGCGCGACGTCCTCGTGCGCTGGTGGCCCCGGCTGCTGCCCGGCCTGCTGGCCGGCCTGACGCACGGCCTGATCCGCACCGCCCACGCCGTACGCTCCCTCGCCGCCACCCCGCTGCCCACGCCGCACCAGCTCACCGAGCTGTCCCGGGGCCTCGCCTACTGGGCCGCCCGCTTCGCCCACCTCCCCGGCCAGGTGCGGATGCGCGGCGGGCTGGACCTGCCGGGCGCCGTCGCCGCACTGCCGCGCACCCCCTTCCCCGGCGAGCGGGGCCGGGCGGAGGCGGCCCGCCGGCTCGCCCGCCCCGACGAGCTCGCCGGCTGGTCCGAGGCGCTGGACGCCCTCGCACCGGCCCGCGCGCAGTGGCTGCTCAGCGAGATGACCACGGAGTTCGCCGGGGTCTACCTGGGCCACCCCGAGGTCTTCCCGATCCCCCTCGTCCACGGCGTCACGGCACCCGCCGCCGTGCGCCTCGTCCTGCCCCACCTGCCGGTGGAGCTCCACGAACCGACGGTGGCCGTGCTCTGGCAGGTGCACGTGGCGTTCCTGCTGGCCTTCACCGCCGACCGCGGCGGCGAGGCGGATGCGGCGCGCGAGGCCGCGGAGACGGAACTGCCGTCCTTCGGGGAGCTCGCCGCGCGGGCGGTGGAGCACGGCGACGAGCACGTTCTGAAGTTCACGGAGGCGTGCGGGCGGGAGCACGCGCTGCGGCCGGATCCGCGGTTCGCGGCGGCGGTGGTGGCGGCGCAGCGGCGCATCAAGCCGATGGGGAGGGCGTAGGGGGATCTTTCCCCGGCCCCGCCCCTTCCCGAAACCGGGGGCTTCGCCCCCGGGCCCCCTTCCCGCGCTGACGCGCGGTGTCCTCAGGCGCCGGACGGGCGGAAATTCAGCCCGTCCGGCGCCTGAGGACCGGGGCCCAGGGCGGCGCCGGGGAAAGGCCGTCCGCCAGGGCCACCCGCTACGCGGGCGTCCCCAGCAGCCCCAGGATCGCCTCCCCGTGCTTCGCCAGCTTGCTCTCACCCACGCCGCTCACCCCCGCCAGCTCGTCCAGCGACGACGGCGACACCGTGGCGATCTCCCGCAACGTCGCGTCGTGGAAGATCACATACGCGGGTACGCCCAGCTCCTTGGCCGTCGCCGCCCGCCACGCCCGCAGCGCCTCGAAGACCGGCACCGCCTCGGCGGGCAGGTCCACGGGCGCGGCCCGCTTGCCGGAGCCGCCGGACCGGGACGAGCTCTTCGCGGCGCGGGCCGGCTTCGCGGGCTCGCGCCGCAGCAGCACCTCGCGGCGCCTGCCCAGCACCTCCGCGCTGGAGTCGGTGAGGACGAGCGTGCCGTAGTCGCCCTCGACGGCGAGCAGGCCCTGGGCCAGCAACTGCCGCACCACGCCCCGCCACTCCGCGACGCTCAGCTCGGTGCCGATGCCGAAGACGGTCAGGCCGTCGTGGTCGTGCTGGATGACCTTGGCGGTCTTCTTGCCCAGCAGGATGTCGATGATCTGCCCCGCGCCGAACTTCTGCCGCCGCTCCCGGGCCAGCCGCAGCACGGCCGAGAGGAACTTCTGGGCGGCGATCGTGCCGTCCCAGGTCTCGGCGGGCGTCAGGCAGGTGTCGCAATTGCCGCACGGGCCGCTCGCCTGCCCGAAGTACGCGAGCAGCCGCACCCGCCGGCACTCGACCGTCTCGCACAGCGCCAGCATCGCGTCGAGGTGTGCGCCGAGCTTGCGGCGGTGGGCGTCGTCGCCCTCCGAGCCGTCGATCATCTTGCGCTGCTGGACGACGTCCTGGAGCCCGTACGCCAGCCAGGCCGTGGACGGCAGGCCGTCCCGCCCGGCGCGGCCGGTCTCCTGGTAATAGCCCTCGACGGACTTCGGGAGGTCGAGGTGGGCGACGAAGCGGACGTCCGGCTTGTCGATGCCCATGCCGAAGGCGATCGTGGCCACCACGACGACGCCGTCCTCCCGCAGGAAGCGCGACTGGTTCGCGGCGCGCGTCGCCGCGTCCAGGCCCGCGTGGTACGGCAGGGCGTCGATGCCGTTGGCCACCAGGAAGTCGGCCGTGTCCTCCACGCTCTTGCGGGACAGGCAGTAGACGACGCCCGCGTCACCGGGGTGCTCGGAGTGCAGCAGCTCCAGGAGCTGCTTCTTCGGGTCGTTCTTCGGCACGATCCGGTACTGGATGTTCGGGCGGTCGAAGCTCGCGACGAAGTGCCGGGCGTCCTTCAGGTTCAGCCGGGCCGCGATCTCGCCGTGGGTGGCCTCCGTGGCGGTCGCGGTCAGCGCGATGCGCGGGACGTCCGGCCAGCGCTCGTGCAGCTGCGAGAGGGCCAGGTAGTCGGGCCGGAAGTCGTGGCCCCACTGCGCGACGCAGTGCGCCTCGTCGATGGCGAACAGCGCGATCTTGCCGCGGTCGAGCAGCCGCAGCGTCGACTCCACGCGCAGCCGCTCCGGTGCCAGGTAGAGCAGGTCCAGCTCGCCCGCCAGGAACTCGGCCTCGACGAGCCGCCGCTCGTCGAGGTCCTGCGTCGAATTCAGGAACCCGGCGCGGACCCCGAGCGCCCGCAGGGCGTCGACCTGGTCCTGCATGAGGGCGATCAAGGGCGAGACGACGACGCCGACGCCCGGCCGGACGAGGGCCGGGATCTGGTAGCAGAGCGACTTGCCGCCACCGGTCGGCATCAGGACGAGCGCGTCGCCGCCGGCGACGACATGCTCGATGATCGTTTCCTGCTCGCCCCGGAACGCGTCGTAACCGAAGACGCGCCGCAGGCAGCTCAGGGCCTCGCTGGGGGCTGGGCTGGGGGCTGTGGGGCAGGCGGTCTCAGTGGGGTCGGCCATCCGGAAAGTCTACGAGGGTTGGGTGACACGGATGGGTGATGTGGATAAGTGGGGGTGCGGCGGGGTGGTGCGGGCGCCGCTGCGCGGGGCTTTTCCCCAGCCCCGCCCCTTCCCGACCGGGGCTCCGCCCCGGACCCGGTCCTCAAACGCCGGACGGGCTGATTTGTTGCCCGGAACCGGGCGAAATCAGCCTGGCTGGGGGCACCTCCCAGCGGTAGCTGGGGGAGTTCGAGGCCACCGCGCGTCAGCGCGGAACGGGGGCCCGGGGGCTTGCCCCCGGTTTCGGGAAGGGGCGGGGCTGGGGAAAAGCCCGCCGCAGGCGCACCCCGTCACCCCCTACGCCACCTCGATCCCGAACTCCCGCACCAGCGCCTCCAACCCACCCCCGTACCCCTGCCCACCCAGCACGAAGTCCCAGTCCCCGTTCGCCCGCCGCCGGAACGAGCCCAGGACCAGCGCCGTCTCCCCGGGCCGCCCGTCGGAGACCTCCAGCTGGCCGAGCTCGGCCCCCGAGGCGTCGCGGAGGCGGATGAGGGCGTCGGTGAAGCCCGTCAGATCGGCCAGGGGGTCGATCTGGGGGTCGACGGCCGCGACGAGGACGAGCCGGTCGGCGTCGGCCGGCAGTGTGTCGAAGGACACCCGGACCGCGGCCTTGTCCGCGGCGGACGGCGGGACGGTGCGCACGGAGCCGTCCGGGGTGGCCGGATTGTTGAAGAAGACGAAGTGGTCGTCGCTGAGCACCTGGGTGCCCCGGCAGACGAGGGCGCAGATGTCGAGGGCGACGCCGCCGCTCCAGGACATGCCGAGGACGTTGTGCGCGGCGTCGGACTCAGGGGCACCGCCGCCCGCCGCGCCCCCGGTCCCGGCACCCGGGCCCGTACCGGCGTCCGCACCGCCCGCGTCCGCGCCCGTACCCGCCGAGGCCCCCCGCCGCGGCGTCGCGCTGGTGTCACCCAGCCGGCCACGCAGCCCGTGCCGCCCCAGCAGCCCCACCAGCTCCTCGCCGGAGACCAGGGTCAGCGGCTTGCCGTTGGCGAAGGCGTACGAGCCGGGGCCGAAGCCCGACGTCGTGACCAGGACGCCCTTGTTCGCTCCGGCGCCCTGCACCGTCCCGTAGAGATCACGCACCGCGGTCGGCGGGACCGTCTTGCGGTAGCGCTTCACCTGGACGATGATCCGGCCGCCGCTGATCGGGTCCGGGTCCAGGGCCTCGACGTCCACGCCCCCGTCGTTGGAGCGCTGCGTCATCACCGCGCGCATGCCCCGGGCGCGGAACAGCTGGGCGACGAGCGCCTCGAACTCGACGGGGTCCATGGCGTACAGGTCCGGGTCCTCGCCGCCGCCGTGCGAGACGACGCCCTGGCCGACCTCGTCGGGCAGCCGGCCGGGCCGCACCGCCGCGAGCTGGTCGGGGCGGGCCGACAGCTGGCCGCCGAGCCCGTCGGTGAGGCAGTCCACGGCGCTGACCTGCTCCAGCCGCAGCCCCTCGAAGACGGGCCGGGAGACGGTGACCGTCGCGAGCACGATCTCGGCCCGGCGGCCGGTGGCCGGGTCGTGGTCGTCGACGAAGCCGTTGACCGAGACCGACTCCAGCGCGCCGAACTCGTCGGCGGCGAAGAGCTCGCGCAGGACGAGCAGCATGGACTGGGCCAGCACGTCGCGGTGGATCGCCCGCCGCTGCGCCGCCGGCCGGGCGGTCTCCCGGTCCTGGTCGGCGGTGGGCATGTAGCGCACGGACTTGGCCGCGGGCACGAGGTCGTACCCCGGCAGCTCCCAGGTCAGCACGAGCTGCCGGGCGCCCGGGTCGTAGGCGGCGGAGACCTGGTGCGGGAACTCCTCGGGCCAGGCGGCGGAGGCGTAGAGCGCGGCGGAGAAGTACTCGACGACGGCGTCGGGGTCGCGGCGGCGCAGCGCCGCGGTCATCTCCTCGACGCCGGCGTTGTGCGTCCGGGTCTCGGCGAGCCGGTCGGCCGCCCACTGCTCGTACTGCTGCCGGTAGGCGGCCAGCTGCTGCTGCCGCTGGGCCTCGGCGAGCTGGGCCGCCTGCCAGTCCTGCTCGAACTGCCCACGGGCGAAGCGGTAGAGGGCGGGGTCGGGCATGGGCACGGGGCGGGCGAGGTGGCCGGGCTGGAACGGCTCGACCTCCTCGGGGCGGCGCAGCGCGGCCGTCGTGAAGGCGGGTTCGCCGCAGCCGGCGAGCAGTACGCCCGTCAACTCCGCGACGCGCGCGTCCAGCTCCTCGGTGCGGCGCCGGGCCTCGGCCTCCCGCCGCTGCCGGTACGCCGCGCGCTGCTCGCGGTCGAGCCGGGCGGCCTCACGTTCGTACGCGCGCTGTTGCCGCTCCTGTTCCCGCTGGGCCTGCGTCCGCTCCCGGTGCTCGGCCTCCCGCTGCCGCTGCTGCTGGCGTTGCGCCTCGGCCCAGATGCCTATCAGTCCGTTGGAGCGACGACTCATGCGGATACATGTCCTCCCCCCGAGACCTGCGGGGTCCCGGAAAAGCCACGCACTGGCCCCGAAAACCAGCGGTCATGAGTCGACTTTAGTCACATTAGTAGGCGTAATCCGCCTGGACCGATCTTCTCGGTGCGGCAGCGCCGGGGCGCGCGCGGCGCGTAACGCGCCGGGTGGTGGGTACGC from Streptomyces albireticuli carries:
- a CDS encoding questin oxidase family protein — encoded protein: MPVIGYRDALNDALERMADLGYERGAGADLANHGPMGAEALAVLGHGDAVAAWVEGYRTAMPHHEVPARGFPLDPADETSWRPALGDFSRAGDWEQLFVRELADAAWRDVLVRWWPRLLPGLLAGLTHGLIRTAHAVRSLAATPLPTPHQLTELSRGLAYWAARFAHLPGQVRMRGGLDLPGAVAALPRTPFPGERGRAEAARRLARPDELAGWSEALDALAPARAQWLLSEMTTEFAGVYLGHPEVFPIPLVHGVTAPAAVRLVLPHLPVELHEPTVAVLWQVHVAFLLAFTADRGGEADAAREAAETELPSFGELAARAVEHGDEHVLKFTEACGREHALRPDPRFAAAVVAAQRRIKPMGRA
- a CDS encoding S1 family peptidase yields the protein MGESTEVPVNDQVFEETWRVRISTPGGGMLGAGILLGVDTVLTCAHVIPWDGGPDPADEVLVELVGVAGAPPVRARVAEGAWVPEQRDSRGDVALLRLAEPQHARHAAPLHRMAPSPGRTVRMFGHPDIPGLRDGVYFWATIDGPCGPRGEWVQLSPRTPAETVRPGFSGAAVTDVETHRVLGMVVSRYDDRTMDAPTGQRLHLSYMIPIETIVRHLPQIEEHVGGRRGNDLPSVPRGAPLDQDFARWLARWLGAADGGGRRGVVEAIVIKKGEAARAATLSRAVALADREVTADCPPPAARPSDRPPDRLAPPGPPRTLRPPRPADETVPPIGSVDLALDVSGGTVAHVAERVADRLGLHTGDGDGATAVGRFGEIRTVPLTVVAEGVDYAEDPMALVEFTDLLAARGARLLLVFRNPESQSLELALRMADPSKDEITARLDRVRDRIEHIARRERTAYDRAALVAPVRAVPQEATGLRLDLTTLSCDPERGSRRFLPKLAAFESAVESGLLRVEEAIGVAEAGVARRDELRGRLEAFYALLATRSLEEERATAPLYRVAHNLLYQAPCELTEAERAVERFAEAVRRHTHRPRGGDRQ
- the recQ gene encoding DNA helicase RecQ, with protein sequence MADPTETACPTAPSPAPSEALSCLRRVFGYDAFRGEQETIIEHVVAGGDALVLMPTGGGKSLCYQIPALVRPGVGVVVSPLIALMQDQVDALRALGVRAGFLNSTQDLDERRLVEAEFLAGELDLLYLAPERLRVESTLRLLDRGKIALFAIDEAHCVAQWGHDFRPDYLALSQLHERWPDVPRIALTATATEATHGEIAARLNLKDARHFVASFDRPNIQYRIVPKNDPKKQLLELLHSEHPGDAGVVYCLSRKSVEDTADFLVANGIDALPYHAGLDAATRAANQSRFLREDGVVVVATIAFGMGIDKPDVRFVAHLDLPKSVEGYYQETGRAGRDGLPSTAWLAYGLQDVVQQRKMIDGSEGDDAHRRKLGAHLDAMLALCETVECRRVRLLAYFGQASGPCGNCDTCLTPAETWDGTIAAQKFLSAVLRLARERRQKFGAGQIIDILLGKKTAKVIQHDHDGLTVFGIGTELSVAEWRGVVRQLLAQGLLAVEGDYGTLVLTDSSAEVLGRRREVLLRREPAKPARAAKSSSRSGGSGKRAAPVDLPAEAVPVFEALRAWRAATAKELGVPAYVIFHDATLREIATVSPSSLDELAGVSGVGESKLAKHGEAILGLLGTPA
- a CDS encoding MarR family winged helix-turn-helix transcriptional regulator is translated as MPHDPAAAERPPSSPETAAPRVPTPQEIEAIGLVPLLAPYLRQARGQMPDELRTAFEAHSLTPRHGAVLPQLLAEQPLAVGELAQRLRLSLSTTSELVGALSRAGLVERREDPANRRRTLVAIPADRLPVVQEFITARSQPMLRALDSLSPRDRAGFIAGLTAWAREVQAQDGATAARR
- a CDS encoding class F sortase, with translation MCVGSWLIQHGAGAQGPPPQPSAAEAFATGRPGPAAPGHGAEAPPLPPAQPIGIRIPSIRVDAPMRPLALLRDGSLSSPPDDDQNLAGWYADGVAPGSVGTAIVAGHVDTATGPAVFYSLGALKKGNAVEVPRADGRTAVFTIDAIEVYSRKDFPSRKVYGHTARAELRVITCGGGFDEEARAYLGNVVVYAHLTGVRQSPRPGLEPLSPTPSAPR
- a CDS encoding restriction endonuclease — encoded protein: MSRRSNGLIGIWAEAQRQQQRQREAEHRERTQAQREQERQQRAYEREAARLDREQRAAYRQRREAEARRRTEELDARVAELTGVLLAGCGEPAFTTAALRRPEEVEPFQPGHLARPVPMPDPALYRFARGQFEQDWQAAQLAEAQRQQQLAAYRQQYEQWAADRLAETRTHNAGVEEMTAALRRRDPDAVVEYFSAALYASAAWPEEFPHQVSAAYDPGARQLVLTWELPGYDLVPAAKSVRYMPTADQDRETARPAAQRRAIHRDVLAQSMLLVLRELFAADEFGALESVSVNGFVDDHDPATGRRAEIVLATVTVSRPVFEGLRLEQVSAVDCLTDGLGGQLSARPDQLAAVRPGRLPDEVGQGVVSHGGGEDPDLYAMDPVEFEALVAQLFRARGMRAVMTQRSNDGGVDVEALDPDPISGGRIIVQVKRYRKTVPPTAVRDLYGTVQGAGANKGVLVTTSGFGPGSYAFANGKPLTLVSGEELVGLLGRHGLRGRLGDTSATPRRGASAGTGADAGGADAGTGPGAGTGGAAGGGAPESDAAHNVLGMSWSGGVALDICALVCRGTQVLSDDHFVFFNNPATPDGSVRTVPPSAADKAAVRVSFDTLPADADRLVLVAAVDPQIDPLADLTGFTDALIRLRDASGAELGQLEVSDGRPGETALVLGSFRRRANGDWDFVLGGQGYGGGLEALVREFGIEVA